In the Streptomyces formicae genome, one interval contains:
- a CDS encoding IS5 family transposase (programmed frameshift) → MCRHELTDESWAVIEPLLAPPRMGRPVRDRRQVVNGILWKLSTGAAWRDLPERFGPWKTVYERFRRWSANGTWDCLLAHVQQHSDAVGSIDWSIVCIDSTTVRAHQHATGARKKGQHWPGEAIGRARGGLTTKIHLTCDGHGRPLAFTLTAGNVNDYTQFEAVMARIRIARCGPGRPRTRPERVAADKGYSSLKIRAYLRRHGFKDAMPERIDQVNGRIRRGERRCHLNRATYRRRNPVERCFNKLKHHKALATRYDKRARHYQAMVTLACLQLWLP, encoded by the exons GTGTGTCGTCATGAACTGACCGATGAGTCCTGGGCGGTGATCGAACCGTTGCTGGCCCCGCCCCGGATGGGACGTCCGGTACGGGACCGGCGTCAGGTTGTCAATGGGATCTTGTGGAAACTGTCGACCGGAGCGGCCTGGCGGGACCTGCCCGAACGCTTTGGGCCGTGGAAGACGGTCTACGAACGCTTTCGCCGCTGGTCGGCCAATGGCACCTGGGACTGCCTGCTGGCCCACGTCCAGCAGCACAGTGATGCCGTCGGCTCCATCGACTGGTCCATCGTGTGCATCGATTCCACCACCGTGCGGGCCCATCAGCATGCAACCGGAGCCCGAAAGA AGGGGCAGCACTGGCCGGGCGAGGCGATCGGCCGCGCCCGCGGCGGACTGACCACCAAGATCCATCTCACCTGTGACGGGCACGGCCGCCCGCTGGCCTTCACCCTGACCGCCGGGAACGTGAACGACTACACCCAGTTCGAGGCGGTCATGGCCCGCATCCGGATCGCGCGATGCGGGCCGGGCCGTCCACGCACCCGACCGGAACGGGTGGCTGCGGACAAGGGCTACTCGTCCCTCAAGATCCGCGCCTACCTGCGCCGGCACGGCTTCAAGGACGCCATGCCGGAACGAATCGACCAGGTCAACGGCCGCATTCGGCGCGGCGAGCGACGCTGCCACCTCAACCGCGCCACCTACCGGCGCCGCAACCCCGTCGAACGCTGCTTCAACAAGCTCAAGCACCACAAGGCCCTGGCCACCCGCTACGACAAACGCGCCCGTCACTACCAAGCCATGGTCACCCTCGCCTGCCTACAACTCTGGCTCCCATGA
- a CDS encoding helix-turn-helix domain-containing protein, whose amino-acid sequence MNETYAFIGAEKTAGLVMRCENSGKFNINRLQKCWLSILGRVQHLPERGDFMPQKNSEIKPSVAREESPLPKNRDCPLREALTLIGDKWTALILIDLGNGPRRFTEIERAIDGISRRMLTHCLRNLERHGLVTRAVYLDVPLRVEYSTTPLLDEIRDPLHALATWAERNRHAIVAARRAYDNGH is encoded by the coding sequence GTGAACGAGACGTACGCGTTCATCGGCGCGGAAAAGACCGCCGGGTTGGTCATGAGGTGTGAAAATAGTGGTAAATTTAACATCAATAGATTGCAAAAATGCTGGTTGTCTATACTGGGGCGCGTTCAGCACTTGCCAGAAAGAGGCGATTTTATGCCCCAAAAGAATAGCGAGATAAAGCCCTCTGTGGCACGAGAAGAATCCCCCTTGCCGAAAAACCGGGACTGCCCACTCAGGGAGGCTTTGACGCTCATCGGTGACAAATGGACCGCTCTAATTCTGATTGATCTCGGCAACGGCCCGCGTCGTTTCACCGAAATAGAGCGCGCCATCGACGGTATAAGTCGACGTATGCTGACTCATTGCTTGCGCAATCTCGAACGCCATGGCCTTGTGACTCGGGCTGTCTATCTCGATGTGCCACTGCGGGTAGAGTACTCTACTACCCCTCTCCTCGACGAAATCCGCGATCCGCTGCACGCCCTCGCGACCTGGGCCGAGCGCAACAGGCATGCCATCGTCGCTGCTCGGCGTGCGTACGACAACGGCCACTGA